Genomic window (Deltaproteobacteria bacterium):
AGGCATAGCTCACGTCCACCCTGGAGAGGACCATCAGCCACACGATGACACTCATCACGTAACAGAGTATACCTGCCATTACAAAGGGGTTCAGTGCCACTTTGACCCCGATGGGTAAGATATTTTGAGTGGCCCAAAGCCCCCGGAGCAATCTCTCCAGGGGCGAGGCGCTTATCCCTGGTTTAGAAGAGACCTCTGACCTTTCCGGTATCCGTGTCTACATCGATCCTGCGATAGGCAGGGTCAGAGCCGGTTCCGGGCATGAGGCTTATGGCGCCGGCGACCGGGACCACAAAACCCGCACCCTTGTAAGTCAAGATGTCCCGTACAAGGAGATTCCATCCCTTGGGTACACCCTTGACGTTCGGATCGTCTGCAAGGCTGAGATGGGTTTTTACCATGCAGGTCCCCAGCTTGGAAATCTCGGGATCCTGTTCCATGGCCTTGGCCTTGGCAAGGGCCTCCGGGCTGTAAGTTACGCCGTCACCGCCATAGACCTCCCTGGTGATCAGCTCTATGCGCTCGCGAATCGGCATGTCAAGATCGTAAAGGAGACGGAACTCGTTCTCTTCTTCACAGGCCTCGACAACCGCGTCTGCAAATTCCAGCGCACCGTCTCCACCCTTAAGCCAGTGTTCTGATACTGCCACCCGTGCTCCTACCTGCTCGCTCAGCCTGCGCACCATGGCGATCTCATCCTTTGTATCATTATAAAAAGCGTTAATACAGACCACCGGGTTGATGCCCGCCTTTTTCACCGTCTCGATATGATGGATCAGATTTGCGCATCCCTTTTCCACCCACTCTACATTCTCAGTATTATACTCCTCTGGCATCGGGCGACCGGGACGGGGTATGGGGGCTCCGCCGTGGCATTTAAGCGCCCTGATGGTGGCCACTACCACTGCACAGTTAGGCTTTAGCCCACTGAAGCGACACTTGAGGTTCCAGAATTTCTCAAAGCCTATATCAGCGCCAAAGCCGCTCTCAGTTACCAGGTAGTCGGTAAGCTTCAATCCGATCCTGTCGGCAATGATCGAAGACTGACCTATGGCAATGTTTGCAAACGGTCCTGCATGTACCATACAAGGTTGGCCTTCAATAGTCTGCATGAGGTTGGGATTAATGGCCTCCACCATCCAGGCAGTCATGCCGCCGGCCACTTCAAGGTCCTCTGTAGTAACAGGCTTTCCTGTACGGTCATAGGCAAGGACTATCCGGCCTATACGTTCTCTGAGATCCTTGAGGTCATTCGCTACCGCGAGTATCGCCATGATTTCCGAACTGACGGCTATGTTGAAACCGCTCTGCATAGTGAAACCATCCATTCTGCCCCCGATTCCCAGAGTTATGTTCCTCAGGGCCTGGGCGCAGAAATCGATTATCCACCTGAATTCCACGCTCTTGGGGTGGATATTGAGACGCTTCAGCCCCCTCCTGGCCAACTGTTCGTCTGTGTAGTTCGATTCATGCTGCATGCGTGCAGTAAGGGCGGTCATGCCCAGATTATGGGCATTCATGATGGCGTTGATATCGCCTGTGAGTCCGAGAGAAAACTTCGAAAGCGGAATGACCAGCGCAAGCCCCCCTCCTGCAGCGCTGCCCTTGATATTGAAAGTGGGCCCTCCGGATGGCTGCCGTATAGCTCCCATCACTTTCTTGCCCCTCTTGCCGAGACCTTCCATCAGACCTACTGCACAGGTGCTTTTACCTTCACCCAGAGGAGTCGGCGTGACAGCAGTCACGTCGATATATTTTCCGTCCGGTCTGCCCTTGAGACGTTCCAATACCTTGGCATAATCGATCTTTGCTACGTAATGGCCGTACGGAAGAAGCTCTTCCTTTTCAAGGGCCAGTTCCTCGCCAAGCTGATATACGGTCTTCATGTTTTCTTCGGCAGCTTCGGAAATCTGCCAGTCTTTCATTTTAGTTGGGTCTAGTTTCATAAAAATTCTCCTTATGAAAAATTTCTGGACGCAGACCCGGACATGATATAAATGGAGATTCCCATTTATTTAATAAGGTTCCTGATAGAGGAGAATGTCCGGGTTTATGAATCTTGATTCAGTATCAGGTTAATAACCGAAACTGAATTTGCCAATCACAGGTCATATTAGGTACTCTAAATAGGGTTTTTTTTCAATAAATGTAGAAAAAAACATGGAGGATAGAAATTGCTGCTGGAAATAGATCCCAAAAGACCCAGTCCACGCCAGATAAACATGGTTGCAGAGATCTTGAGGAGGGGAGAGATAATCGTATACCCCACAGATACCTGTTATGGCATAGGAGCTGACATCTTTAACAAAAAAGCTATCGGACGCATTTACCAAATCAAGGGACTTCATAAAAGCACACCCTTCAGTTTTGTGTGCGCAAATCTGAGAGACATAAGCAGATATGCCTTTGTGACAGACTATGCCTACAGAATATTGAAGCGGTTTCTGCCGGGCCCTTACACCTTTATCCTGGAGGGATCCAGGGAAGTCCCCAAGATGATGCTTACAAAACGCCGCACCGTTGGAATTCGTATTCCAGATCACCCGGTCTGTAAAGCAATAGCTGATGCCCTTGGGAACCCGCTTATAAGTACCTCGGCAGGCATAGGCAATGAACCTGTATGGTCAGATCCCAAAGAGATTAATGAAGTCCTGGGAAAGAGGTTGGCTATGGTGATAGACTGTGGAATTATCCCAGCGGTACCATCAAGCGTGATATCGTTGGTGAATGACGAGACACTGGTGCTCAGAAAGGGTAAGGGTGATGTCTCGGCTTTTATAGAAAAGAAGGCATAGAGAGACAGGGGAATGGAGCATTAGTCATCAGACCTTAGTTCCTTACCCGCCCTGAAAATTATGCGATAGCTTGAAGGACATATTGTCAGCAGACCTGTCTTGGGGTTCACGAATTCCCGTCCCTTTTGCCTTTGCAGTGAAAAACTTCCTATGCCCCTGATCTCTATCCTTCCTTTTTCTTTAAGCGCTGAAATCATCGCATCGAAGACCATATCTACAACGGTTTTGAGGTCCTTTTTCAGGTGCTGAGGAAAATTATGCTGCAACCGGGCAATAAGATCACCCTTCAATATAGACCGTGGCTGCTGCTCAGATCCCATAGGAAACAGAATTACCTGCGGGAGATCTTAGTAACTGACCAAGGACATTGCCCAAGGTCTTTGCTCCTTCTTCCCGTAGAAGATCTCTTATGATTGAAAGGCGATCTCTCTCGGGGTAGATAAGCTCAGGTCTGCCTTCTATTCCCGCCAGACTTGCAGCCTTATCCACGGCTACGCTGAAATTGCCCAACTCGTCTACCAGTTTGGCATCCAGGGCCTGATGGCC
Coding sequences:
- a CDS encoding formate--tetrahydrofolate ligase (catalyzes the formation of 10-formyltetrahydrofolate from formate and tetrahydrofolate); translation: MKLDPTKMKDWQISEAAEENMKTVYQLGEELALEKEELLPYGHYVAKIDYAKVLERLKGRPDGKYIDVTAVTPTPLGEGKSTCAVGLMEGLGKRGKKVMGAIRQPSGGPTFNIKGSAAGGGLALVIPLSKFSLGLTGDINAIMNAHNLGMTALTARMQHESNYTDEQLARRGLKRLNIHPKSVEFRWIIDFCAQALRNITLGIGGRMDGFTMQSGFNIAVSSEIMAILAVANDLKDLRERIGRIVLAYDRTGKPVTTEDLEVAGGMTAWMVEAINPNLMQTIEGQPCMVHAGPFANIAIGQSSIIADRIGLKLTDYLVTESGFGADIGFEKFWNLKCRFSGLKPNCAVVVATIRALKCHGGAPIPRPGRPMPEEYNTENVEWVEKGCANLIHHIETVKKAGINPVVCINAFYNDTKDEIAMVRRLSEQVGARVAVSEHWLKGGDGALEFADAVVEACEEENEFRLLYDLDMPIRERIELITREVYGGDGVTYSPEALAKAKAMEQDPEISKLGTCMVKTHLSLADDPNVKGVPKGWNLLVRDILTYKGAGFVVPVAGAISLMPGTGSDPAYRRIDVDTDTGKVRGLF
- a CDS encoding threonylcarbamoyl-AMP synthase encodes the protein MLLEIDPKRPSPRQINMVAEILRRGEIIVYPTDTCYGIGADIFNKKAIGRIYQIKGLHKSTPFSFVCANLRDISRYAFVTDYAYRILKRFLPGPYTFILEGSREVPKMMLTKRRTVGIRIPDHPVCKAIADALGNPLISTSAGIGNEPVWSDPKEINEVLGKRLAMVIDCGIIPAVPSSVISLVNDETLVLRKGKGDVSAFIEKKA
- a CDS encoding integration host factor subunit beta, with amino-acid sequence MLKGDLIARLQHNFPQHLKKDLKTVVDMVFDAMISALKEKGRIEIRGIGSFSLQRQKGREFVNPKTGLLTICPSSYRIIFRAGKELRSDD